In Laspinema palackyanum D2c, the following are encoded in one genomic region:
- the ribD gene encoding bifunctional diaminohydroxyphosphoribosylaminopyrimidine deaminase/5-amino-6-(5-phosphoribosylamino)uracil reductase RibD: MMRRCIELAQLALGKTAPNPLVGSVIVKEGQIISEGFHPGAGQPHAEVFALQGAGEQAQGATVYVNLEPCNHYGRTPPCSEALIAARVAKVVVGMVDADPRVSGGGIDRLRSAGIEVVVGVEEEACRQLNEAFLHRVIYHRPFGILKYAMTLDGKIATTTGHSTWITSTEARHEVHTLRAVCDAVIIGGNTVRQDNPQLTSHHIGTQNPLRVVMTRTLDLPESAHLWEVSEAGTLVLTQKGANPDMQQWLLNKGVEVIELDPLTPAIAMEYLYQREFLSVLWECGGLLAARAIADGAVQKILAFIAPKIVGGQSAPSPVGNLGLTQMGDALTLDRVKWRTIGTDCLVEGYLKLKESG; the protein is encoded by the coding sequence ATGATGCGTCGCTGTATTGAGTTGGCTCAACTTGCATTAGGAAAGACTGCACCGAATCCCTTAGTAGGTTCCGTGATTGTGAAAGAAGGCCAGATCATCTCAGAAGGCTTTCATCCCGGTGCGGGACAGCCTCATGCAGAAGTCTTTGCTCTGCAAGGAGCCGGGGAACAGGCACAAGGTGCCACAGTCTATGTCAACCTAGAACCTTGCAATCATTATGGACGCACCCCCCCTTGTTCCGAAGCCTTGATTGCGGCGAGAGTCGCCAAGGTGGTCGTCGGGATGGTCGATGCTGATCCCCGGGTGTCCGGTGGAGGGATCGATCGCCTGCGATCGGCAGGAATCGAAGTGGTGGTAGGGGTCGAAGAAGAAGCCTGTCGCCAGCTGAATGAAGCCTTTCTCCATCGGGTCATCTACCATCGTCCCTTTGGAATTTTAAAATATGCCATGACCCTCGATGGCAAAATTGCCACTACCACGGGTCACAGCACCTGGATCACCAGTACCGAAGCGCGTCATGAAGTGCATACCCTGCGTGCAGTGTGTGATGCGGTCATCATCGGTGGAAATACGGTGCGTCAGGACAATCCGCAGCTCACCAGTCACCATATCGGCACTCAGAACCCCTTACGAGTGGTGATGACTCGCACCCTGGATTTGCCCGAGTCGGCCCATCTGTGGGAGGTTTCCGAGGCAGGGACCCTGGTGCTGACTCAGAAGGGAGCAAATCCGGATATGCAGCAGTGGCTTTTGAATAAAGGCGTTGAAGTGATAGAGCTTGATCCCTTAACTCCGGCGATCGCGATGGAGTACCTCTATCAGCGGGAGTTTCTCTCAGTTCTGTGGGAATGTGGTGGACTGTTGGCAGCGCGGGCGATCGCAGATGGCGCAGTCCAAAAAATTCTCGCGTTTATTGCTCCCAAAATTGTCGGGGGTCAGTCGGCCCCCTCGCCAGTCGGAAATTTGGGCTTAACTCAGATGGGTGATGCCTTAACCTTAGACCGGGTAAAATGGCGGACGATCGGAACAGACTGTTTAGTTGAAGGGTATTTAAAACTGAAGGAATCAGGATGA
- a CDS encoding CHAT domain-containing protein, with the protein MNVFANEGQPDIYRGFERILVIQRRTESALEVAEQGRAKAVEHLLASRLGPEGKCHGSVKPPSLYKIKQIAKAQNSTLVYYSLIYDYQQFYEMSRLQIGLNTLYAYATELFIWVISPGGKVSFRQVDLQSLWYQDNTSLAGTVRSVRELINVGYSDRERLLCRQQLQLLYQILLEPIADLLPKDPQKRVTIIPQDFLFLVPFAALIDSNGQYPIEKHTLLTAPSIQALGVTHSQRKPILERELALQTVGSHSSLYCCPTLESPQECLVVGNPTMPSICLEFGEPPVQLLQIPGTQLEAEAIAQVLKTQPITGDRATKSAILQKMRSADIIHLATHVFLDDIEGLQSAIALAPSPNTHGLLTINDILHLNLQAQLVVLSGCDTGRGRIWGDGVVELSQAFITAGVPSLLMSLWLPPTTANLDFMNEFYHQFQQTCDKAQSLRTAMLTTMEQYPNPRDWAAFTLIGEA; encoded by the coding sequence ATGAACGTTTTTGCGAATGAGGGACAACCGGATATTTACCGAGGCTTTGAACGAATTTTAGTGATTCAACGCAGAACTGAATCTGCCTTAGAAGTCGCAGAACAAGGACGAGCCAAAGCGGTTGAGCATCTATTAGCCTCCCGATTAGGACCAGAGGGTAAGTGCCACGGCTCCGTAAAACCCCCGAGTCTTTATAAAATTAAACAAATCGCTAAAGCTCAAAATTCGACTTTAGTTTATTATTCCCTGATTTATGATTATCAACAATTTTATGAAATGTCCCGGTTGCAAATCGGGCTAAATACCCTCTATGCTTATGCCACGGAACTCTTTATTTGGGTGATTTCGCCCGGGGGAAAAGTTAGCTTTCGTCAAGTAGACCTGCAATCGTTATGGTACCAAGATAATACCTCCCTAGCGGGGACGGTTCGCAGCGTCCGGGAATTAATTAATGTCGGCTATAGCGATCGCGAACGGTTGCTTTGTCGTCAGCAACTCCAGTTGCTCTATCAAATCCTCCTAGAACCCATCGCCGATTTATTGCCCAAGGACCCCCAAAAACGGGTGACCATTATTCCCCAAGATTTCTTATTTCTGGTTCCCTTTGCGGCATTAATCGATTCCAACGGTCAATATCCCATTGAAAAGCATACCCTGCTCACCGCCCCCTCCATTCAAGCCTTGGGGGTCACTCATTCCCAGCGAAAACCCATCCTTGAACGGGAACTCGCCCTTCAGACTGTCGGCAGTCATAGCAGCCTTTATTGCTGTCCTACCCTGGAATCTCCTCAAGAATGCCTTGTCGTCGGAAACCCCACCATGCCCAGCATTTGTTTGGAATTTGGGGAACCTCCGGTGCAATTGCTACAAATTCCGGGGACTCAACTGGAAGCCGAGGCGATCGCCCAGGTTCTGAAAACTCAACCGATTACAGGCGATCGCGCCACCAAATCCGCGATCCTCCAAAAAATGCGTTCTGCCGATATCATTCATCTGGCTACCCATGTGTTTCTCGATGATATCGAAGGATTGCAATCGGCGATCGCCTTGGCACCGAGTCCCAACACTCATGGACTCCTAACCATTAATGACATCCTCCACTTAAATCTCCAAGCTCAACTCGTCGTTTTGAGTGGCTGTGATACCGGCAGAGGTCGCATTTGGGGAGATGGGGTCGTAGAATTATCTCAAGCTTTTATCACCGCTGGAGTCCCCAGCTTACTGATGTCTCTGTGGTTGCCACCCACCACCGCCAACCTAGATTTTATGAATGAATTTTATCACCAATTCCAGCAAACCTGTGATAAAGCTCAATCCCTCAGAACCGCCATGTTAACCACAATGGAACAGTATCCCAACCCCCGAGACTGGGCGGCATTTACCTTAATTGGAGAAGCCTAA
- a CDS encoding DUF362 domain-containing protein: protein MTIVSLMRANSYEKAVLRASIETVLAPLGGMAAIVKPGDRVLLKPNLLTGARPTKECVTRPEIVSCVAEMVMEVGGKPFLGDSPAFGSARGVAFANGYQEIVERLSLPIVEFHGKRYPTNATEFNQLRLSKEAMEADVVINLPKVKSHVQLTMTMGVKNLFGCVPGKMKAWWHLEAGKDVNRFGEMLVETARAISPNLTIVDGIIGHEGNGPSGGEPRLLGLLAASENVFACDRALLEVLNVPPELVPTAAASLRLGVCPELAEIQFPLLKPVDLKIEDWKLPDALVPIDFGMPRVLKSTFRHLYIRFIKEPIKLYGNR from the coding sequence ATGACAATCGTTAGTTTAATGCGCGCCAACTCTTACGAAAAAGCTGTTCTCAGAGCGTCTATAGAGACTGTCTTAGCGCCTTTGGGGGGAATGGCTGCCATTGTCAAACCGGGCGATCGCGTGCTGCTGAAACCCAATTTGCTCACGGGGGCCCGTCCGACGAAAGAATGTGTCACTCGACCCGAAATTGTTTCCTGTGTGGCGGAAATGGTGATGGAGGTGGGAGGAAAACCTTTTTTAGGAGATAGTCCTGCTTTTGGAAGTGCGCGGGGGGTGGCGTTTGCCAATGGATATCAGGAGATTGTGGAACGATTAAGTTTGCCGATTGTGGAATTTCATGGCAAGCGATACCCCACGAATGCCACGGAATTTAATCAGTTACGATTGTCTAAGGAGGCAATGGAAGCGGATGTGGTGATTAATTTACCGAAGGTAAAATCCCATGTTCAATTGACGATGACGATGGGGGTTAAAAATTTATTTGGCTGTGTTCCAGGAAAGATGAAAGCCTGGTGGCATCTGGAAGCGGGAAAGGATGTGAATCGTTTTGGAGAAATGTTGGTGGAAACGGCGCGGGCAATTTCTCCAAATTTAACGATTGTTGATGGAATTATTGGCCATGAAGGGAATGGTCCGAGTGGGGGAGAACCTCGGCTGCTGGGCCTGTTGGCGGCGTCGGAGAATGTGTTTGCTTGCGATCGCGCCCTGTTAGAGGTGCTGAACGTCCCACCGGAACTCGTCCCCACTGCTGCGGCATCTTTACGATTGGGTGTCTGTCCGGAACTCGCAGAGATCCAGTTTCCTTTATTGAAACCTGTGGACCTCAAAATTGAGGATTGGAAGCTGCCAGATGCCCTAGTTCCCATTGATTTTGGAATGCCTCGGGTTCTCAAGTCTACGTTCCGCCATTTGTACATTCGGTTTATTAAGGAACCGATAAAATTGTATGGGAATCGGTAG